One Streptomonospora salina genomic window, GCGGACAACGGCTAGACGAGGATCCCCGGTGGATTTCTTCCTCAACAGATTCCCCGTCTATCTGGACGGGGCCCTGATCACACTCCTGATAACCGTGCTGGGATCGGCGCTGGCGTTCGTCCTGGCGATGGCGGTCGGCATCCTCGGCACGCTGCGCAACCCCGTGGCGCGCGCCGCGGCCACGGTCTACACCGAGGCGTTCCGCGGAGTCGCGGCCCTGGTGCTGCTGTTCTGGTTCGCCTACGCGATCCCGCAGATCACGCCGTATGAGCTGTCCCCGATGTTCGTCGGCGTCCTGGCACTGGGGCTGAACGTGGGCGCGTACGGCGCCGAGGTGGTGCGCGCGGCGATCAACGCGGTGCCCGCGGCCCAGACCGAGGCCACGATCGCGCTGAACATGTCGTGGCTGCGGCGCATGCGGTCGGTGCTGCTGCCCCAGGCTTGGGCGCAGATGCTGCCCACCTTCGGCAACCTGGTCATCGAGCTGATGAAGGCCTCGGCGATCGTGTCGCTGATCAACGTCGCCGACCTCACCGACGTCGCCGGGCGGATGCGTGCCAGCTCCAGCGAGACGATCCTGTCGTACGGCAGCGCCCTGGTCATGTACTTCGTCATCGCCCAACTGCTGATCGTGGGCATGCGGACGCTGGAGCGCCGCGCCAACCGGCGGCTGGGCAGGGCGCCGGCGCGCGGCTCGCTGCTGGACCTGCTGCGTCCGCCGACACCCGGAACGAAAGTGGGGACGGCCGAGTGAACTGGGACACCGAGTTCGCGATCAGCATCATCCCCCGGCTGCTGGAAGGCCTGGCCGTCACCGTGCAGGCCACCGTTATCGGCTACGCCGTCGCTCTGGTCCTGGGTCTGGTCGTCGCCATCCTGCGGCGCATGGACTACATCGGCCCGGTGGTCTTCGTGGTCTTCGAGTTCATCCGGACCACGCCGGTGCTGGTGCAACTGCTGTTCGTGTTCGCACTGGCGCCGCCGGCCGTCACGCCGCTGACCATCGGTATCACCGTGCTGGGCGTGCACTACGCGGCCTACACCGCCGAGGTCTACCGGTCGGGGATCGAGGGCGTCGCCAAGGGCCAGTGGGAGGCCTGCCGCGCGCTGAGCCTGCCGCCGCTGCGGGTGTGGGGCGCCGTGGTGATGCCCCAGGCGATCCGCAAGGTCATCCCGCCCCTGGGCAACTACCTCATCTCGATGTTCAAGGACACGCCCTACCTGTTCGCCATCACCGTGGGCGAGATGATGTTCGTGGCCAAGGCGATCGGCACCGAGGCTTTCCGCAGCATGGAGGCCTACACCCTGGCGGGCCTGTTCTTCCTGGCCGTGAGCGTGCCCTCCGCGGTCATCATCCGACGTCTGGAGCGCCGTTATGCAGCAGTCTGAGAGCCCGAGTCCGGAGGCCGCCGGCGCGCACGAG contains:
- the ehuC gene encoding ectoine/hydroxyectoine ABC transporter permease subunit EhuC, with protein sequence MDFFLNRFPVYLDGALITLLITVLGSALAFVLAMAVGILGTLRNPVARAAATVYTEAFRGVAALVLLFWFAYAIPQITPYELSPMFVGVLALGLNVGAYGAEVVRAAINAVPAAQTEATIALNMSWLRRMRSVLLPQAWAQMLPTFGNLVIELMKASAIVSLINVADLTDVAGRMRASSSETILSYGSALVMYFVIAQLLIVGMRTLERRANRRLGRAPARGSLLDLLRPPTPGTKVGTAE
- the ehuD gene encoding ectoine/hydroxyectoine ABC transporter permease subunit EhuD: MNWDTEFAISIIPRLLEGLAVTVQATVIGYAVALVLGLVVAILRRMDYIGPVVFVVFEFIRTTPVLVQLLFVFALAPPAVTPLTIGITVLGVHYAAYTAEVYRSGIEGVAKGQWEACRALSLPPLRVWGAVVMPQAIRKVIPPLGNYLISMFKDTPYLFAITVGEMMFVAKAIGTEAFRSMEAYTLAGLFFLAVSVPSAVIIRRLERRYAAV